GAGCGCCCGCCATGGGGTGCAGGGTGAAGGCGCTCATGCCCGTGAGTTCGCAGAGCATGCGCTCGGTTTCGTACATGACCTCAAGCGCGCCCTGCGTATACAGACCGGCACTCTTGATCTGGGGCAGCAGCGGGTGCAGCCTTGAGAAACCGGGCAGCGCAGCTACCTGTTCGGTGAACTTGGGGTTGTACTTCATGGTACAGGAGCCAAGCGGGTAGAAGTTGGAATCAACCCCGTAGTTCAGGCGGCTTAGACGGGTGAAGTGACGCACCACGTCCAGTTCGCTCATTTCCGGCAGTGCGGGCCGCTTGGCGCGCAGCAGGTTCTTGGGGATGAAAGATTCCGCGCGTTCTTCCGGCATGGGGGGCAGACAGGCGGTACGTCCGGGGACGGATTGTGCGAATGCGGTCTTCATTACAGTATCCCTCCCAGCATTTCGGCCAGAATGCCGACCTGTTCAAAGGTGTGTTTTTCCGTGCAGGCAACGAGCAGGACGTCGTCCATATCCTTGTAGTAGCGTCCGAGCGGCACACCTGCCACGAAGCCGCGTTCCACCAGCTTGTCCACGGCCTCAAAGGCGCTGATGGGCAGACGGATGGCCACTTCGTTGCCGAAGGGCGCGTCGTTCAGCAGTTCAACACCGGGAATGGCGGTCAGGCGGTCTGCAAGATAGTGGGTGCGCTCCATGGAAAGCTCGGCCGTGCGGATAAGCCCTTCGGGGCCCAGCAGGCACATGTGGATAAGCGCGCGCAGTGCGCACAGGGCCTGGTTGGAGCAGATGTTGGAAGTCGCCTTGGCGCGGCGGATGTGCTGTTCGCGGGCCTGCAGGGTGAGCACGTAGCCGGTGCGGCCTTCAAGGTCTTCGGTGCGGCCGACAATGCGGCCGGGCATCTGGCGGACCAGCTTTTCGGTGCATGCCATGATGCCGAGGTAGGGGCCGCCGAAGGACAGGGGCTGGCCGAGGCTCTGGCCTTCTGCCACGGTGATGTCTGCGCCCATTTCGCCGGGGGTCTTCAGAACGGACTGCATGACCGGATACACGGAAATGACGCCAAGGGCCTTCTTCTCGTGTGCATGGGCAAAGAGTTCGGTGAAGTCGTTGACATTGCCGAAGAAGTTGGGGTTCTGCACCACCACGGCTGCGCATTTGTCGTCAATGGCGGCCTTCAGTCCCTCGATGTCGGTCATGCCGTCCATATGCGGCACGGTGACGAACTCGATATTGAGGTTCGAGGTGTAGGAGGTGAGCATGGTCCGGTAGATGGGACTCACTGCCTCGGAGACGACGATCTTGTTCCGCTTGGTGGCGCGCACTGCCATCATCATGGCTTCGAAGATGGCGGAGCCGCCGTCATAAACGGATGCGTTGGATGCGTCCATGTCCAGAAGGCGGCATACCGCAGTCTGGAACTCGAAAATGGCCTGCAGCGTTCCCTGCGAGGATTCGGGCTGGTAGGGCGTGTAGGCCGTGTAGAATTCGCCGCGGGAGATGAGCGCGTCTACGGCTTTGGGGATATGATGATCGTAGAAACCGGCACCGAGGAAGCTGACGAGGTCGGTACGGTTCTTTCCGGCCAGTTCTTCAAAGTACGAGCAGACTTCCATTTCGCTCATGCCTTCCGGCAGGTCGAAGCTCTTGGGCCGCATGTTGGCGGGAATGTCTGCGAAAAGATCTTCCATGGTGGTGACGCCGATGACGTCCAGCATGGCCTTCAGGTCTTCCTGAGTATGAGGAACGAAAGGCATAGGGCCTCCTGTGGCCTGTGCGTTGGAAAACGCGTGTCTCTGCCGTTGGCAGGGTCATGCAGTTGCCTGCATTTGCATGGGGAGCGGGAAGTCTACATGATCCGCTCCCGCCTGGAAGACAGGGAAGGGCGTCGTGTGTTCAGGCAGCGGGGTACCGTTTTGCTGATTGGCAGGGCAGGGATGCACTTGCAGGGCACATGTATGCTGTGACCGTCCGGAACAGATCATTCTGTGCGGAAGCGGGACAACGCCGACATGTGCTTGTCATATTGCAAGGGCGCATCGGCACAGCCAATGCGAAAAGACCCGCCCCGGATTCTGCAAGAGGAAGCAGGCTCGGGACGCACCTTGTACCCGCGGCCGAAGCCGCGCCTAGTGGTCTTCGCTGGCAGCCAGTTCCGCGTATTCGGTGGCGGAGAGCAGGTTGGCGGGTTCGTCGGAAATGCGAACCTTGATCAGCCAGCCGTCTTCGAAAGCCGATTCGTTCACCTTTTCGGGGTTGTCTTCAAGGGCTTCGTTCACGGCAATGACTTCACCGCTTACAGGGGCGTACAGTTCGCTGGCAGCCTTGACGGACTCGATGGAGCCCATTTCCGTGCCGGCTTCCACAGTGTCACCCACGGCAGGCAGTTCGACGAAGGTGATGTCGCCGAGCAGTTCCTGTGCGTAATCGGTAATGCCGATGACTGCAGTGTCGCCGTCAATGTCGGCCCATTCGTGGGATTTGCTGTAGAGAAGATTCTCAGGGGTTTTCATAGAGGGAAGCCTCCTGCGTTAGGTGTTGTTGTGGTTGTGGTTTGCGGGGAAAACCCCGCGAGTGATTCTTGGTTCTGCATACCCTTGGACTCGGCTATGGGCAAGTCCCCGGTGTGTGTTTTCTGCAAAAAAAGCTTTGTTTAGTGATCAAAGCCTCAGATGGCTGTGAAAAACAAATGGCCAGCGCACACTTGGGTGGGGCTGGCCATTTGCAGTATTCAGTCTGTGTTATTCTGCAGACTTCTCGAGGGTGACACCCAGAGACTGGATCTCATCCAGAAGAGTCTGCTTGCGGATGGGTTTTACGATGTAGCTGATGGCATCGCCAAGGAAGAATGCATCGTGCACTTCCTTGTTATCATCAAGTCCGGAGATCATGATGACCTTGGTGGCCTTGTCGCCAGCTATGCCCATTTCTTTTTCAACTTCACGGATTTCGCGCAGGGCATCCTGCCCGTCCATGTTGGGCATCATGATGTCGAGCGTGATGACATCATAGGGTTCACCGTCTTTGAGGGCAGCACGGAACGCCTCCACACCTTCCTCTCCGTCAGCCGCAACTTCGACATATCCGTAGGGGTGCAGAATTTTCTGAACCAGCCTGCGGCTGTCAAAGTCATCATCAATGACAAGAAATTTCATTCAATTCCTCCAAATGTTCCAGAGAGGTATCGCGCGTAACTCTACTCTCCATCCTTGCGGTCGTCAACACGCTTAGGCACCTGCGGCGGCAAACGCATCGGCCACAATCTGCCGTGCCTCCGCCTGCAGGGTTTTCAGGTGTTCGGGGCCGGCAAAGCTCTCTGTGTAAATCTTGTACACGTCTTCCGTGCCTGAAGGACGGGCGGCAAACCAGCCCTCTTCAGTTACAACCTTCAGCCCGCCTATGGGCGCGCCGTTTGCCGGAGCACTGGTAAGTTTGGCCGTTATGGGGTTGCCCGCCAGCGTGTCGGCGCGCACGGCGGACGGGTCCAGATTTTTCAGCGCCTTTTTCTGCTCCGGGTTGGCCGGTGCCTCAAGGCGTTCATAAATGGGGGTGCCGTGGCGCTCTGTAAGCGCAGTATACTGCTGCTGCGGGTCCTTGCCGGTAACGGCAAGAATCTCGCAGGCCAGAAGGTTCATGATTATGCCGTCCTTGTCGGTGGACCACACCTTTCCGTTCTTGCGCAGGAAGCTTGCTCCCGCGCTTTCTTCGCCACCGAAACCATACGAGCCATCGATAAGGCCGCTGACGAACCACTTGAAGCCGACAGGCACTTCGCTGACCGTGCGGCCCAGCTCCTTACCTACCCTGTCAATCATGGAGCTCGATACCAGTGTCTTGCCTATGGAGGCATCCGGCCGCCAGTTGGGACGGTGCGTAAACAGATACTGAATGGCAGCGGCAAGATAGTGGTTGGGATTCATCAGTCCGGTTTTGGTCACAATGCCGTGCCTGTCCGTATCCGGGTCGTTGCCGCAGGCAATGTCGTAGGAGGCGCTCATGTGTATCAAGTTGCTCATGGCCCATGGCGATGAGCAATCCATGCGGATCTTTCCATCCTTGTCCACGGGCATGAAGCGGAACGTGGGGTCCGTCTCCTTGTTCACGACTGTGATATCCAGCTTGTATCGCTTGGCAATGGGTTCCCAGTAGGCAAGACCGGCACCGCCGAGCGGGTCTACGCCGATCTTCAGTCCGGCCTTGGATATGGCGTCCATGTCGAGGATGGAGGCGAGGTCGCGGACGTAGGGAGAAATATAATCGTACGAACGGGTTGTATCCGCCTTGCGAGCACGGGAAAGGGGAATGCGCTGTACGTCCCTGTTGGCGGTGCTGAGCAGCTCGTTTGCACGGCGCTCAATCCACACGGTGGCATCGGTATCCGCAGGTCCGCCGTGCGGGGGATTGTACTTGAATCCGCCATCGGCAGGCGGGTTGTGCGAGGGCGTTATGACAATGCCATCCGCAAGGCTGCCGCCCGCCGCGTTGAAAGACAGAATGGCGTGGGAAATGACGGGCGTGGGAACGTAGCCGTCCTGCGCATCAATGCAGACAGTCACGCCGTTTGCGGCCAGCACTTCCAGAGCCGTGTCGTGGGCTGGTTCAGAGAGGGCATGCGTATCCCTGCCCATGAAGAGTGGCCCGCTAATGCCGTTCTGCCTGCGGTAGTCACATACCGCCTGTGTGATGGCAGCAATATGTGCCTCGTTGAAGCTGCATTTCAGCGAGCTGCCCCTGTGGCCCGATGTGCCGAAAGCCACTCTCTGCGCGGGTTCCTGCATGTCGGGTTGCAGCGTGAAATAGGCGGAGACCAGCTTGGGAATATTGACGAGCAGTTCGGGTGGGCACTTCTTGCCTGCGAGCGGATGGATGGCCATGCGGATTCCTGTTCAGGTATGCGGTTACAAACGGATCATGGAGCAGTTCTATACCTGTAACAAACCAGAATCTCAAGACATGGTGCGAAGTTATAACATGGAGTGCAATGAAATACCGGAGAGAAGGACGGGTGTCTGGCGAGAACCTCTTATGTTTACGGTATATTCTAAGTATGTTGATCTCTTAGCCAGAATGCCGTCGCTTCGCTCCGTTATGCACAGATATAAGCAATACGCATGCCACTGGAGGGGGAATGTGATCGCGCCGGCGGGCCATCGCACACAGCAACGCATGCTGATATAAAAGAGTATTATATCAGTGTGTTGAATCGTTGATTATTGCGTTTCCCGAGAGCAGGTCGTCTATGCGGGAGAGGTAGCTATTTACCTCTGAAATAGTCTGATGAATGCCAAGGCGAAGGCTGGGGAAAATATGCATGGCTTGCGTCAAATCTTCGTTGCGGGCGGCGTCTTCCAGCTCTTTTGCCATTTGGGCAAGCGCTGCAGCTCCTATGTTCCTGATGGAAGATTTTACGGAATGGGTAAGGCGCTCAAGTTCCCTGCAGTTTCCTTTCATAAGACATTCTTCAAGCGCGGTTGTCGTGCCCGGCATGGTCTGGGCATAGAGCGTGAGCAACGTGATTATGACATTCCTTCTGCCTGAAAGCAGACGGCTGATTTCATCGAAATCGGAGAGTTTGGTCGCCGGAGATACCGCTTGCTCCTCGGCCTGAGTTTTCACGGGGACATATTCCAGACCCCGGTGGGGGAAAATGTCGAGGAGTAGCTGGCGCAGGTCTTCAATCGCAAGCGGCTTGGAAAGACAGGCATTGAAACCGGCTTCTGCAAATCTGGGCTGCTCCTCGGAACGGATATGTGCGCTCAGAGCGATGAGAGGAATGTGCGGAGAAACAGCAGGAAGGGTGCCGGACCGTATTTTTCTGGCAGTGTCTATCCCGTCCAGAACCGGCATCTGTATATCCATGAGCACGAGGTCGAATTCCTGCTTTTCCAGAAGTTCCAGCGCCTTTTCTCCGTTTTCGGCGATGGTGGCCACATGATTGTCTAACTCCAGCATCTGGGCAATGACGATCTGGTTAAAAGGATTGTCTTCGGCAACAAGGATGCGAAGTCCCTCTATAACCTTGCGCATGGAGTTATCCGGCTTCCGTGAAGGTAGCGGAGCTTCATTGCCTTTGTATTGTCCGAAGGGGATGGAGACGTGAAACGTTGTTCCCGCCCCCACGGTGCTGCTGACGTTGATTTCTCCACCCATCATTTCGATAAGGTGTTTAGATATGGCAAGGCCGAGGCCAGCGCCGCCGAACTTGCGGGTAATAGAGCCGTCAGCCTGTGCAAAGCTCTGGAATATGAGAGAAAGCTTGTTCTTGGGAATGCCGATTCCCGTATCCCGGATGGTGAAACTGAGCCACTCGGGAACATCCTGAAGTGCCTGCTGCTTTTCTGTGGCTGCGTTGCCGTCGTTTGAAAGGGCTTGTAATTCGGCGTGTGATTGCCGTGAGTCAGCGGAGGTATTCGTGATAGAGGCGCCATATTCCTGACGTTCGGGGGATACCCCGATGGTCACGGAGCCAGTATCCGTAAATTTGACGGCATTGCCCACAAGGTTGATCAATACCTGCCGTAGCCTGTCCCTGTCGCCGACAACGCGCAGAGGTACGTCCGGCGTACAATCGGTGATAAGATGAATACCCTTGTTCTGTGCTTCAACCCTGAGAAGATCCTGAATGCCGCTGACAAGCTTGCGCGGGCTGAAGTCCGTATATTCCAGATCGATGGCTCCTGCTTCTATCCGGGCAAAATCAAGGAGCTGGTTGAGCAGTTTGAGCAGTGATGAAGCGGCGTCCCTGAGTACCTGCAGATTGTGTACTTTTTTCGGATCTGTCTCCATGCGCAGGTTCATATCGGCCATGCCCAGTATCGCCGTCATGGGGGTTCTGATCTCGTGGCTGATGTTGGCAAGGAATTGACTTTTTGCACGGTTGGCCATTTCAGCCGCTTCCTTGGCCTCTATGAGCAGATTTTCTGCTTCTTTCTGCAAGGTGATGTCATGGATGAATCCTTCAAACCCCGGTGTGCCTTCGGGGGTGTTGAACACTCTGGCGTTTTCAACTACCCATAAATTTTTTCCTGTAAAGGTAACAACCTGCGCTTCAAAATTGTGGATAAAGCCGTACTTGTTCATGCGGCGCAGGAATTCTCTGCGGCTTTCCGGCCTTGCATAGAAGGCGTCCAGCTTGTCCTGCAAGGCTGCCCGCATCTCTTCTTCGCAGGAGTATTCGAACATGCTGACCAGGGCCGGATTCAAACTGAGCAGCTTGCCTTCTTCCGTGCTCTGATAAATGCCATACGGAGCATTGCTGAAAATGGTTCTGTAGTTTTCTTCTGCAACGGCCAGTGCGGCCAGAGTTCTCTGCTGGTCGGTGATGTCTTCAAAGCTGTCCACAGCGCCGATTATGTTGCCGGCGGAATCAAAAAGGGGTTCCCTGTTCTTGATGACAGTGCGGACAGATCCTGATCGGGTACGGATTTCATACTGGATGCCACGGCTGGAAACGGGGCCGATGGTGTGGCCTATGGTACCGGAATTCACATAGAAAAAGCTGTAGTGCCTCCCTATGGCTTCTTCTGACGGGTAACCGGTAATTTCTTCCGCCCTGTTGTTCCAGGCGGTAACCAATCCGCTTTGATTCAGTGAGACGATGGCGCTCGGTATGACCATGTTGACCTTCTCGGCCTGACTGCGCAGCGCAACCTCCCTTTCTTCGGCACTCTTTCTGTCCCGTATTTCCTGCTGCAGCAGGGTGTTCTGCAGCTGGATACGTTCTCTGTTGTTGCTTGCCTCTTCAAGGCGCGCTTTGAGTGATGTGTTACGCAGGTCCAGCCGGACTGCAAGCAGCGCGGTAACAAGCGTGGCCGAGGCTATGAGTGATAGCAGAAACAGTTTCAGTTGCGGGTGAGCAAGGCCGTATACATCGTCGATTTCAAAAACAGATACCAGTTCATAGGATGAGTTGGGAATGGAAAGCCGTATGGCCTGCAGCTTTGGCAGAAGAGAGCCGTCACCGCCTGCAAAAGGGAGCGGCTCTATGTATCCCAGCCGCAACCCCGTGAGTTTGTATGCCGGAAACTGCGCGGGGCTGTCATCCGAGATGGGGATGGGAGGATTATCGGGATGCAGCAGGAAGGACTTGTGAGGGGTGTCTGTGGAGAATTGTGAGAGATATGCTTTCAGAGAGTGTACAGGAATGGAACTGAAAATATGCCCTACAACTATTCCATCATGTATGTATGGAAGTGTTATGATAATATTCTTTGAATTTCCGGTATATATCCGGGTTGTTTCGGCTTTTTGATAGTTGCTGTCATCTTGCTGGAGGGTGAAATCCGAGTTGCAGTAGTCAGCTGATGGATACTTTTTGAGAATGTTTAATGAATTGTCTGTGGACTTGTAACCTATGTGACAGTAAATCGGCGTTCCATTGATTACATTCAGGAAGAGAAAACGCTCGAACTGATTTTCCATGAGACTGATGCTGGCTTCCAGACCGTATTGACGAGGCATCCCCAGATCTTTTGTTCTGTAATATGCTGCCAGAGAGGGGTGCTGTGCCAGTTCGGTAATGTCGACAAGTTTGGTCTGAAAGAAATAGGAGATGGCGTGTGCTTCGCTGTTGGCTGAAGAAAGAAGGTGATGTCTGTTGGTATTGCTGAGAACAATATTCTGCTGATGCAGTTTTGCAATAAGCCAGAACAGGAATATCCCGACCGTAAATACGGCGGCATACAGGGCCAACCTTGTGTGTCGGGATATCTTTGTCAGAGAAGTATAATCATTCTTCATCGGCGTGATTCTGCTTCTCAATGAATGCTTCTACGTTTCGAACTGCTTCAGGGTAGTATCTGTTGATAATGACATCATAGCTGCCATCATTCATGCAACTATGCAGGAATGCGTTGAACGCTTCAAGGAGTTCTTCAGACTCAGGGGCAAAGGCAACAGCGATACGCTGTTTATCGGATATGGGGCCTATTACCTTGAGCTTGCCGGGCCAGATGCCGAGAAGGACGAGGGCATCCGGTTCATCAGTCAGAATAGTATCGGTGTTGCCTTGCAACAGCGCACCTATGTGGTCGTGAGCGGAGGAACCATAATGTATGATGTGAGCCCCGAATTCTTCAAGGCCGTACAGTGCCGGGTCGATGGAGGTGTCTTTTGCCCCTGCCACACTCCGCCCCTTGAGCTGTTTCTTGACGGCCTGAATATCTTCTTCGGTATGTCCTGATGGGGTGATGGGGACAAGGGGTAATTCGGCTCTTGTCATGAGCCATACCTGGGTGGGAAAAGTAGGGATGGAAAAGCGGACGATTTTTTCCCGCCAGGGTGCAACCGTCAGGCCTGCTGCGGCAATGTCTCCGCGTATGGGGGTGCTGCCGGCGTATGTCATCCCCTTGCCTGTAAGGTGGTATTGCCTGCCCGTAAGGTCGGCGAACATTCTTGTATGCGGGGATTCCACAAACTCGTAGCGCACTCCCAGATGCTGGGCAAAGAGCTTGATGATGTCTACATCCATCCCGTTATGGTTGGGAGTGACAAACTGTGAGTAGGGAAAGCCCAGATGCCGCAGGGTGCCGCGTTCGCGGATTTCCTTCAGCGTCACGGCCCATGAGGATTGGACGCCGGTGCAGAAGAGCAAAAGAAAAACGCCGAGGATTGTCTTGAAGGACAAAAATCCCCGGCGTTTGCTGTTCTGTGGCATGTAATCCTCCGGTGTGCGGCGCTGCGGACGCAGGGCCTTGGTTCACTGGAGGAGTACTACACCATTACACGTTGAAAAGGAAGTGAACCACGTCACCATCCTTCACTATGTATTCCTTGCCTTCCGACCGCAGCACACCCACCGAGCGGCAGGCTGCTTCCGTCTTGTGCTGGACGTAATCGTTGTAGCCGATAACTTCTGCACGGATGAAGCCGCGTTCGAAGTCGGAGTGGATGACACCGGCTGCCTGCGGTGCGGTCCAGCCGTTGCGGATGGTCCACGCGCGCACTTCCTTCACGCCTACGGTGAAGTAGCTGATCAGGCCGAGGGTGTGGTAGCCGGTGCGGATAACCTGCACAAGGCCGCTTTCGCTGATGCCAAAGGATTCCAGCATCTCCTGAGCTTCGGCTTCATCAAGCCCCTGCAGCTCTTCTTCAACCTTGGCGCAGATCTTGACTATGTCGCAACCGCGGGATGCGGCGAATTCTGCGAGACGCTGCACGTGGGCGTTGTCTTCCAGCAGGCCGCCTTCATCCACGTTGGCGCAATAGATGATCTTTTTGTCGGAAAGCAGTGCCAGTTCCTTGAACTGCGCGGCAAGGCAATCGATCTTGCGGTCGGGGAAAGTGGAGGCAGGTTTGCCTTCGTTCAGATAGGCAAGCAGACGTTCCATGGCTTCCACGGTGGGGCGCATGGTCTTGTCGCCTTTGGAGGCACGCTGCAGTTTGTCCAGACGTTTTTCAACGGCCTGAATGTCTGCCAGCAGCAGTTCCGTTTCAATGGTTTCGATATCGCGCAGCGGGTCTACCGAGCCTTCAACGTGCGTGATGTTATCGTCCTCAAAGCAGCGGACAACTTCGAGAATGGCTGCTGCTTCACGGATGTTGCCGAGGAACTGGTTGCCGAGACCTTCGCCCTTGCTTGCGCCGCGGACCAGACCGGCGATGTCGATAAAGTCGATGGTGGCGTACAGGGTCTTCTGGGGCTTGGCTATTTCGGTCAGCGTGTCGACGCGCTTGTCAGGCACAGGAACCGTGGCCTTGTTGGGCTCGATGGTGCAGAAGGGGTAGTTGGCGGATTCCGCGTTCTGCGCCTTGGTCAATGCGTTGAAAAGAGTGGACTTGCCCACGTTGGGCAGTCCTACGATGCCGATGCTCAATGCCATGATGATTCTCCGGAAAAAAGATGGGAACGCGGTGCGTCCGCGGGGCTAATACGTTTTTTTTGCGTGAAACACAAAGGAAATTTGCAGGCTGTGCCTTCCGTAGCTCAGGATACTGTTTCGCCGGGCGAGCCAGGCAGGCCGCGGGGAACACGTGGTGAGCTGGAGGAGCATGGCGGATAACCCCATGAAAAAGCCCCCGAAGCAAATTCGGGGGCTTGCCATTTCGTGATGTACGTCTGCTAGGGAACAACGCGCATGATGTATGCGGAATCCGGCAGCAGGTACTTGCGGGCTACGTTGCGCAGGTCTTCGGCTGTGAGCTTGTCTGCCTTTTCGATGGCCTCTTTGTTCATATCCAGCGGGAAGCCGGAAGCAGAAAGCGATGCGGCTTCGGAGCTGCGACTGCTCAGGCTCTGATGATCCCGGTAGTAGTCGCCCCGCAGCAGGTTCTTGCCGCGTGCAAGCTGTTCCGCAGGCAGCAGGTTTGTCTGCAGATCCTTGATAACGCGTTTGAACCCGTCCAGCGCCTGCTGTTCCTTCTCCGGTTCCGTTCCGATGTAGAAGACAAGCAGACCCGTGAGGTTGGACTGCCACGGGAAGGCAGTCACGGTATAGCCGAGCCCGTGTTTGTCGCGCAGATCGCTGAAGAGCAGCCCGCTCTGTCCGGCAAGTATGGCCTGCAGCAGGTCAAGGGCGGGGCCGTCTTCTGCACCGAGAGGAGCCGTTTTGAAGATCATGAGCAGGTGAGCCTGATTACGGTCTTTCAGCGTAAGCGTCTTTTCGCGTTCGGCGTTCCATTCCGGCTGAGCAGGTACTGCCTTTTCTGCAGCGGGAACGGGCAGGCTGTTCGCCAACTTGAGCATGGCTTCGCGATCGAAGTTGCCGCATACGGCCAGAGTCCACGGGCGGGCGACCTGCTCCTTCCAGAACGTGCTGATGCTTTCCGGGGTATAGGTGTTCAGGCTTTCGTCCGTACCGAGCTGGTAATAACCATAGGCATGGTTGCGGAACAGGAAGGGGAACATGTGGCGGAAGGCAAGCCCGAGGGGTTGGTCTTCACGTGACTTGATGGCCGCCTTCATGTTGGTGATTTCGCGGGTTACTTCTTCGGGAGCAAAGGCAGGCTCCTTGAGCACGTCGCGGAACAGGCCGAGCATGTCGTCACCGAAGCGCTCAGGGAACTTTGCCCGCAGTGTGAAGGTCTGTCTGCCGGAGCTTGCACCGATGTCTGAAGCCCTGTTGGACTGGAATTCCTCAATGGCCGTGGCATCAAGCTTTGCCGTTCCCTTGGTCAGGGTGCGGGCGGTAAGCTCGGCAAGGCCCTGCCGGTTAGCATCGACAAGGCTGTCACCACCCTGAAAGACAAGGTCCATGGAGATGTAGGGCAGGGTATTGTCAGGGATGAGCACCAACGTTCTGCCCTTGCCGAGATCAATGGTTTCAGTGCCGGCGGGATGCTGTTTGCTGTCAGCCTTCTTCACGGCAACGGCGCTTACAGGCCATATGGTACGGGTGGACTTTTCCAGCGTTGTGGCACTTACTTCGGCCTTTTCGGGCAGCAGCAGAACTGCATGCATCCGCTCGGGGCGGACGTAGGTGCGGATGGCGTCTTCAAGCTGGGCACGGCCGGTCTGGCGAAGGGTCTGGATATAGTTGGTTTCGCCCTGTTCGCCGCCGCTGAAGAATTGGAACATGCCCACCTTTGAGGCAAGGCCGGGCAGGGTTTCCTTGGTGCGGTACATGGAATCTTCAAGATTCAGGCGTGCGCGCTGCAGTTCTTCGTCCGTGAAGGCGTTCGCATCCAGAGAAGAAAACGTCTTCATGAGTTCCTGCCAGAACGTGTCCAGCTTGTCCGCGTCAAGGGAGGCAGAAAGGTACAGAAAGCCGACTCGCTCAAAGGCGTAGGCGCCCAGCGAAATGTCATCCACAAGCTGCTTTTCGTACTTGAAAGTCTTGTAGAGCGTGGAGGTGCGGTCACCGCCAAGAAGCTGTGCGAGCACTTCAAGGGCGGTTGCACGTGAGTCGTTGAAGCCGTGAATGGGCAGTGCAACGCTCATGTACACCTTGTTCCACTTGCCGTGTTCAACTCTGACAGTAGGGCCGTCAGTGAACTGGGTGATGTCGATGGACGCCGGGGGAACAAAGTCGCGGGTGTTGTTCAGCGAGCCGAACTGCTTCTGCGCTTCGTCAAGCACGGCCTTCTTGTCCACCTTGCCGCTCACGACCAGCAGCATGGACTGCGGCTGGTAATAGGTGGCAATGTAGTCCTTGATGTCCTGTCTGCTGAAACCGCTGACCGTTTCGCGGTAGCCTATGATGGGCCGCGCGTAAGGGGTATTGGGCAGGGTGTTGGCAGAGATGTGTTTGAAGAGAAGCTGGCCGGGATTGTCTTCGCCGCGCTCAAGCTCAGAAAGCACAACCTTCTTTTCAGATTCCAGTTCTTCGGGATCAACGGTGGCGTTAAACGCCATGTCCTTGAGAACGTCCATGCCGGTCTTCCAGTGGCTGACGGGAACATCGGCCAGATAGACAGTATAGTCGAAGCTGGTTGCCGCGTTTATGTAACCGCCGATGGCCTCGATATCACCCGCTGCGCCGCCTTTGGGGCGCTTGGCGGTTCCCTTGAACAC
This region of Desulfovibrio subterraneus genomic DNA includes:
- a CDS encoding PAS domain-containing hybrid sensor histidine kinase/response regulator, encoding MKNDYTSLTKISRHTRLALYAAVFTVGIFLFWLIAKLHQQNIVLSNTNRHHLLSSANSEAHAISYFFQTKLVDITELAQHPSLAAYYRTKDLGMPRQYGLEASISLMENQFERFLFLNVINGTPIYCHIGYKSTDNSLNILKKYPSADYCNSDFTLQQDDSNYQKAETTRIYTGNSKNIIITLPYIHDGIVVGHIFSSIPVHSLKAYLSQFSTDTPHKSFLLHPDNPPIPISDDSPAQFPAYKLTGLRLGYIEPLPFAGGDGSLLPKLQAIRLSIPNSSYELVSVFEIDDVYGLAHPQLKLFLLSLIASATLVTALLAVRLDLRNTSLKARLEEASNNRERIQLQNTLLQQEIRDRKSAEEREVALRSQAEKVNMVIPSAIVSLNQSGLVTAWNNRAEEITGYPSEEAIGRHYSFFYVNSGTIGHTIGPVSSRGIQYEIRTRSGSVRTVIKNREPLFDSAGNIIGAVDSFEDITDQQRTLAALAVAEENYRTIFSNAPYGIYQSTEEGKLLSLNPALVSMFEYSCEEEMRAALQDKLDAFYARPESRREFLRRMNKYGFIHNFEAQVVTFTGKNLWVVENARVFNTPEGTPGFEGFIHDITLQKEAENLLIEAKEAAEMANRAKSQFLANISHEIRTPMTAILGMADMNLRMETDPKKVHNLQVLRDAASSLLKLLNQLLDFARIEAGAIDLEYTDFSPRKLVSGIQDLLRVEAQNKGIHLITDCTPDVPLRVVGDRDRLRQVLINLVGNAVKFTDTGSVTIGVSPERQEYGASITNTSADSRQSHAELQALSNDGNAATEKQQALQDVPEWLSFTIRDTGIGIPKNKLSLIFQSFAQADGSITRKFGGAGLGLAISKHLIEMMGGEINVSSTVGAGTTFHVSIPFGQYKGNEAPLPSRKPDNSMRKVIEGLRILVAEDNPFNQIVIAQMLELDNHVATIAENGEKALELLEKQEFDLVLMDIQMPVLDGIDTARKIRSGTLPAVSPHIPLIALSAHIRSEEQPRFAEAGFNACLSKPLAIEDLRQLLLDIFPHRGLEYVPVKTQAEEQAVSPATKLSDFDEISRLLSGRRNVIITLLTLYAQTMPGTTTALEECLMKGNCRELERLTHSVKSSIRNIGAAALAQMAKELEDAARNEDLTQAMHIFPSLRLGIHQTISEVNSYLSRIDDLLSGNAIINDSTH
- a CDS encoding transporter substrate-binding domain-containing protein — encoded protein: MPQNSKRRGFLSFKTILGVFLLLFCTGVQSSWAVTLKEIRERGTLRHLGFPYSQFVTPNHNGMDVDIIKLFAQHLGVRYEFVESPHTRMFADLTGRQYHLTGKGMTYAGSTPIRGDIAAAGLTVAPWREKIVRFSIPTFPTQVWLMTRAELPLVPITPSGHTEEDIQAVKKQLKGRSVAGAKDTSIDPALYGLEEFGAHIIHYGSSAHDHIGALLQGNTDTILTDEPDALVLLGIWPGKLKVIGPISDKQRIAVAFAPESEELLEAFNAFLHSCMNDGSYDVIINRYYPEAVRNVEAFIEKQNHADEE
- the ychF gene encoding redox-regulated ATPase YchF, whose product is MALSIGIVGLPNVGKSTLFNALTKAQNAESANYPFCTIEPNKATVPVPDKRVDTLTEIAKPQKTLYATIDFIDIAGLVRGASKGEGLGNQFLGNIREAAAILEVVRCFEDDNITHVEGSVDPLRDIETIETELLLADIQAVEKRLDKLQRASKGDKTMRPTVEAMERLLAYLNEGKPASTFPDRKIDCLAAQFKELALLSDKKIIYCANVDEGGLLEDNAHVQRLAEFAASRGCDIVKICAKVEEELQGLDEAEAQEMLESFGISESGLVQVIRTGYHTLGLISYFTVGVKEVRAWTIRNGWTAPQAAGVIHSDFERGFIRAEVIGYNDYVQHKTEAACRSVGVLRSEGKEYIVKDGDVVHFLFNV